From Nymphaea colorata isolate Beijing-Zhang1983 chromosome 6, ASM883128v2, whole genome shotgun sequence, a single genomic window includes:
- the LOC116255606 gene encoding uncharacterized protein LOC116255606: protein MRVPTRYRPPVAALEAEPRRVVPPPLPSFRSRTCESQQQRKKKKRKKEVGCNAMACQIPLRPCCISSRGLFPSLSPSTFHSSRLTGGISGKPIVGSSLLGLLPPQRPNRSARHRTNCHEEKDGPSSTGTERLAENDETQITGLAMTMHQIQDRARIFFAVFFWMSLFFWACAWDGRNNRPPKSRPWFRK, encoded by the exons ATGCGAGTCCCGACACGCTACCGGCCTCCGGTTGCTGCCCTTGAGGCAGAGCCGAGAAGGGTGGTGCCCCCACCGTTGCCTTCCTTCCGCAGCCGCACCTGTGAGTCGCagcagcagaggaagaagaagaagaggaagaaggaggtgGGATGTAATGCCATGGCCTGTCAGATTCCTCTGCGACCCTGCTGCATCAGTTCTCGGGGTTTATTCCCTTCTTTGTCACCATCGACGTTCCACTCGTCGCGCCTCACGGGAGGGATTAGTGGGAAACCCATCGTAGGCTCCTCGTTGCTtggtcttcttcctcctcagaGACCCAACCGTTCGGCCCGCCACAGAACGAACTGCCATGAAGAGAAAGATGGTCCTTCGTCCACGGGAACGGAGCGTCTAGCTGAAAATGACGAGACGCAAATCACAG GCTTGGCAATGACCATGCATCAGATTCAGGACAGAGCAAGGatattttttgctgttttcttcTGGATGTCTCTTTTCTTCTGGGCTTGCGCGTGGGATGGGAGGAATAACAGGCCACCAAAGAGTCGCCCTTGGTTCAGAAAGTAG